In Passer domesticus isolate bPasDom1 chromosome 9, bPasDom1.hap1, whole genome shotgun sequence, a genomic segment contains:
- the LOC135307748 gene encoding EF-hand and coiled-coil domain-containing protein 1-like isoform X2 has translation MCRTKADAARLWGEPGARRAALERRRPRPARPAPPRAGAERSAGRRSGCSGSAAGRAGVMEPPEGWDPYGRPARRTQWLVSALAYHYGLDRGVENEIVVLATGLDQYLQEIFHHLDCAGAGRIPGEDFRTLCQVLGLEEAAEPEESAGLWDGLSAELTFRQFHARLCGHFSTRAGPRLPLGRESEHIETQIRLRSPRRRRADPAGSGAAGSAERRLPGPCSRECYEEIVALEQAEDRLAKLEEENGSLRELVEDMRAALQSSDARCLALQVGLRKSRASHREEGSCFTGRKRALTQKHSQSKYLQSILDEMELIRSSRDGQVEEAIRFSQELEKELKSSQEALVSLEDCNRHLKREQAEMRRKVEEARQAVLNSLGKVKELEVRANEVPHLQIHIQQLESQLQHYRWEVERCQLAQQSSPQQQQQQEEGAAVPVAPPGTAGHEEQLFRSVEGQAASDEEEEKGPGDRAPQLKDILAKLPCCGSGCDEKTWRKLLSYLETSSADEKDPVEPSGRISPLTEQPELKGHQEKKLEASMEEMKGPWLGELQQKVEETEVLKMELQMLETERVRLSLVEEKLLDVLQLLQQLRDLNISKRALGKILLSTLESCRDPQPGKAQLLEVLDTLQQELAACELLHKQPTEQAQSPRSLSNPLVISC, from the exons ATGTGTCGGACAAAGGCGGACGCGGCTCGGCTGTGGGGCGAGCCAGGCGCTCGGCGAGCGGCGCTggagcggcggcggccccgccccgcccgtcccgccccgccgcgggcCGGGGCCGAGCGCTCGGCCGGGCGGCGCTCGGGATGCTCGGGCAGCGCCGCGGGCCGGGCAGGCGTGATGGAGCCGCCTGAGGGCTGGGACCCCTACGGGCGGCCAGCCCGGCGCACGCAGTGGCTGGTCAGCGCCCTCGCCTACCACTACGGGCTGGACCGCGGCGTGGAGAACGAGATCGTCGTGCTGGCCACTGGCCTGGACCAGTACCTGCAGGAGATCTTCCACCACCTGGACTGCGCCGGGGCGGGCCGCATCCCCGGCGAGGACTTCCGCACGCTGTGccaggtgctggggctggaggaggcgGCGGAGCCCGAGGAGTCCGCGGGGCTGTGGGACGGGCTCTCGGCTGAGCTCACCTTCCGCCAGTTCCACGCGCGGCTCTGCGGCCACTTCAGCACCCGCGCGGGGCCGCGGCTGCCGCTGGGCCGGGAGAGCGAGCACATCGAGACCCAGATCCGCCTGcgcagcccccgccgccgccgcgccgacCCCGCCGGCAGCGGAGCCGCGGGCAGCGCCGAGCGGCGGCTGCCGGGGCCCTGCTCCCGAGAGTGCTACGAGGAGATCGTGGCGCTGGAGCAGGCCGAGGACCGCCTCGCcaagctggaggaggagaacgGCAGCCTGCGGGAGCTGGTGGAGGACATGCGCGCCGCCCTGCAGAGCAGCGATGCGCGGTGCCTGGCGCTGCAG GTGGGACTGCGGAAGAGCCGTGCCAGCCATAGAGAAGAAGGATCCTGCTTCACAGGGAGGAAGAGAGCGTTAACACAGAAGCACTCCCAGTCCAAGTACCTCCAAAGTATCCTGGACGAAATGGAGCTCATCCGGAGCTCCAGGGATGGACAGGTTGAAGAAGCCATCAGGTTCAgtcaggagctggagaaggagctgaAGAGCTCTCAGGAAGCTCTGGTCAGCCTGGAAGATTGCAACCGTCACCTGAagagggagcaggcagagatgaGGAGGAAGGTGGAAGAGGCCAGACAGGCTGTCCTGAACAGTCTTGGCAAAGTGAAGGAGCTGGAAGTGAGAGCTAACGAGGTGCCACATCTGCAAATACACatccagcagctggaatcaCAACTGCAGCACTACAG GTGGGAAGTGGAGCGATGCCAGCttgcccagcagagcagcccccagcagcagcagcagcaggaggagggagcagccgTGCCCGTGGCACCGCCGGGCACCGCCGGGCACG aggagcagctcttccGCTCCGTGGAGGGCCAGGCGGCCtcggacgaggaggaggagaaggggccCGGGGACCGGGCTCCCCAGCTGAAGGACATCCTGGCCAAGCTCCCTTGCTGTGGCAGTGG ATGTGATGAAAAGACCTGGAGAAAGCTGCTGTCCTACCTGGAGACCAGCAGCGCTGACGAGAAGGACCCTGTGGAGCCCTCGGGGAGAATCTCCCCCCTCACAGAGCAGCCAGAACTCAAGGGCCACCAAGAGAAAAAGCTGGAAGCAAGCATGGAAGAG ATGAAAGGCCCCTGGCTcggggagctgcagcagaaggtGGAGGAGACAGAAGTGCTGAAGATGGAGCTGCAGATGCTGGAGACAGAGAGGGTTCGGCTGTCCCTGGTGGAAGAGAAGCTCCTGGAtgttctgcagcttctccaacAACTCCGAGACTTG aacataTCGAAGCGAGCCCTGGGGAAAATCCTGCTGAGCACTTTGGAATCCTGCCGTGACCCCCAGCCTG GCaaagcccagctgctggaagtgctggacacccttcagcaggagctggcagcctgtGAACTCCTGCACAAGCAGCCCACGGAGCAGGCACAGAGCCCACGGTCCCTGTCCAACCCCCTGGTGATctcctgctga
- the LOC135307748 gene encoding EF-hand and coiled-coil domain-containing protein 1-like isoform X1 produces MCRTKADAARLWGEPGARRAALERRRPRPARPAPPRAGAERSAGRRSGCSGSAAGRAGVMEPPEGWDPYGRPARRTQWLVSALAYHYGLDRGVENEIVVLATGLDQYLQEIFHHLDCAGAGRIPGEDFRTLCQVLGLEEAAEPEESAGLWDGLSAELTFRQFHARLCGHFSTRAGPRLPLGRESEHIETQIRLRSPRRRRADPAGSGAAGSAERRLPGPCSRECYEEIVALEQAEDRLAKLEEENGSLRELVEDMRAALQSSDARCLALQVGLRKSRASHREEGSCFTGRKRALTQKHSQSKYLQSILDEMELIRSSRDGQVEEAIRFSQELEKELKSSQEALVSLEDCNRHLKREQAEMRRKVEEARQAVLNSLGKVKELEVRANEVPHLQIHIQQLESQLQHYRWEVERCQLAQQSSPQQQQQQEEGAAVPVAPPGTAGHAEEQLFRSVEGQAASDEEEEKGPGDRAPQLKDILAKLPCCGSGCDEKTWRKLLSYLETSSADEKDPVEPSGRISPLTEQPELKGHQEKKLEASMEEMKGPWLGELQQKVEETEVLKMELQMLETERVRLSLVEEKLLDVLQLLQQLRDLNISKRALGKILLSTLESCRDPQPGKAQLLEVLDTLQQELAACELLHKQPTEQAQSPRSLSNPLVISC; encoded by the exons ATGTGTCGGACAAAGGCGGACGCGGCTCGGCTGTGGGGCGAGCCAGGCGCTCGGCGAGCGGCGCTggagcggcggcggccccgccccgcccgtcccgccccgccgcgggcCGGGGCCGAGCGCTCGGCCGGGCGGCGCTCGGGATGCTCGGGCAGCGCCGCGGGCCGGGCAGGCGTGATGGAGCCGCCTGAGGGCTGGGACCCCTACGGGCGGCCAGCCCGGCGCACGCAGTGGCTGGTCAGCGCCCTCGCCTACCACTACGGGCTGGACCGCGGCGTGGAGAACGAGATCGTCGTGCTGGCCACTGGCCTGGACCAGTACCTGCAGGAGATCTTCCACCACCTGGACTGCGCCGGGGCGGGCCGCATCCCCGGCGAGGACTTCCGCACGCTGTGccaggtgctggggctggaggaggcgGCGGAGCCCGAGGAGTCCGCGGGGCTGTGGGACGGGCTCTCGGCTGAGCTCACCTTCCGCCAGTTCCACGCGCGGCTCTGCGGCCACTTCAGCACCCGCGCGGGGCCGCGGCTGCCGCTGGGCCGGGAGAGCGAGCACATCGAGACCCAGATCCGCCTGcgcagcccccgccgccgccgcgccgacCCCGCCGGCAGCGGAGCCGCGGGCAGCGCCGAGCGGCGGCTGCCGGGGCCCTGCTCCCGAGAGTGCTACGAGGAGATCGTGGCGCTGGAGCAGGCCGAGGACCGCCTCGCcaagctggaggaggagaacgGCAGCCTGCGGGAGCTGGTGGAGGACATGCGCGCCGCCCTGCAGAGCAGCGATGCGCGGTGCCTGGCGCTGCAG GTGGGACTGCGGAAGAGCCGTGCCAGCCATAGAGAAGAAGGATCCTGCTTCACAGGGAGGAAGAGAGCGTTAACACAGAAGCACTCCCAGTCCAAGTACCTCCAAAGTATCCTGGACGAAATGGAGCTCATCCGGAGCTCCAGGGATGGACAGGTTGAAGAAGCCATCAGGTTCAgtcaggagctggagaaggagctgaAGAGCTCTCAGGAAGCTCTGGTCAGCCTGGAAGATTGCAACCGTCACCTGAagagggagcaggcagagatgaGGAGGAAGGTGGAAGAGGCCAGACAGGCTGTCCTGAACAGTCTTGGCAAAGTGAAGGAGCTGGAAGTGAGAGCTAACGAGGTGCCACATCTGCAAATACACatccagcagctggaatcaCAACTGCAGCACTACAG GTGGGAAGTGGAGCGATGCCAGCttgcccagcagagcagcccccagcagcagcagcagcaggaggagggagcagccgTGCCCGTGGCACCGCCGGGCACCGCCGGGCACG cagaggagcagctcttccGCTCCGTGGAGGGCCAGGCGGCCtcggacgaggaggaggagaaggggccCGGGGACCGGGCTCCCCAGCTGAAGGACATCCTGGCCAAGCTCCCTTGCTGTGGCAGTGG ATGTGATGAAAAGACCTGGAGAAAGCTGCTGTCCTACCTGGAGACCAGCAGCGCTGACGAGAAGGACCCTGTGGAGCCCTCGGGGAGAATCTCCCCCCTCACAGAGCAGCCAGAACTCAAGGGCCACCAAGAGAAAAAGCTGGAAGCAAGCATGGAAGAG ATGAAAGGCCCCTGGCTcggggagctgcagcagaaggtGGAGGAGACAGAAGTGCTGAAGATGGAGCTGCAGATGCTGGAGACAGAGAGGGTTCGGCTGTCCCTGGTGGAAGAGAAGCTCCTGGAtgttctgcagcttctccaacAACTCCGAGACTTG aacataTCGAAGCGAGCCCTGGGGAAAATCCTGCTGAGCACTTTGGAATCCTGCCGTGACCCCCAGCCTG GCaaagcccagctgctggaagtgctggacacccttcagcaggagctggcagcctgtGAACTCCTGCACAAGCAGCCCACGGAGCAGGCACAGAGCCCACGGTCCCTGTCCAACCCCCTGGTGATctcctgctga